A window from Lagopus muta isolate bLagMut1 chromosome 5, bLagMut1 primary, whole genome shotgun sequence encodes these proteins:
- the NT5C2 gene encoding cytosolic purine 5'-nucleotidase isoform X5 has translation MEKVGVPSTLVTDSSQDPGNRVFVNRSLAMEKIKCFGFDMDYTLAVYKSPEYESLGFDLTVERLVSIGYPHELLNFVYDPAFPTRGLVFDTHYGNLLKVDAYGNLLVCAHGFNFLRGPETRDQYPNKFIQRDDTDRFYILNTLFNLPETYLLACLVDFFTNCDRYTSCETGFKDGDLFMSFRSMFQDVRDAVDWVHYKGSLKEKTLENLEKYVVKDGKLPLLLSRMNEVGKVFLVTNSDYKYTDKIMTYLFDFPHGPKPGSAHRPWQSYFDLILVDARKPLFFGEGTVLRQVDTVTGKLKIGTYTGPLQHGIVYSGGSSDTVCDLLGAKGKDILYIGDHIFGDILKSKKRQGWRTFLVIPELAQELHVWTDKSALFEELQSLDIFLAELYKHLDSSSNERPDISSIQRRIKKVTHDMDMCYGMMGSLFRSGSRQTLFASQVMRYADLYAASFINLLYYPFSYLFRAAHVLMPHESTVEHTHVDINEKESPMATRNRTSVDFKDSDYKRHQLTRSISEIKPPNLFPQAPQEITHCHDEDDDEEEEEEEEEEEEE, from the exons ATGGAAAAAGTTGGTGTTCCATCCACTCTTGTTACTGACAGTTCCCAAGATCCAGGAAACAG gGTCTTTGTAAACAGAAGTTTAGCTATGGAAAAGATCAAGTGCTTTGGTTTTGATATGGATTATACGCTTGCTG TGTATAAATCCCCTGAATACGAATCTCTTGGATTTGACCTGACCGTAGAAAGATTAGTTTCCATTGGATACCCTCATGAGCTGCTCAATTTTGTGTATGATCCTGCATTCCCTACCAG AGGCCTGGTGTTTGATACCCACTATGGAAACCTGCTGAAAGTTGATGCCTATGGAAACCTTTTGGTGTGTGCGCATGGCTTTAATTTCCTCAGAGG GCCTGAAACACGGGATCAATATCCGAACAAATTTATCCAGAGGGATGACACAGATAGGTTTTACATTCTGAACACATTGTTCAATCTACCAG aGACCTACCTGTTGGCTTGCCTCGTGGATTTCTTTACTAATTGTGACCGGTACACTAG CTGTGAAACAGGGTTTAAAGATGGAGACCTCTTCATGTCATTCAGGAGTATGTTCCAAGATGTCAGAGATGCTGTTGACTGGGTTCATTACAAG GGGTCGCTCAAGGAGAAGACTCTTGAGAATTTGGAGAAGTACGTGGTGAAAGAT GGgaagctgccactgctgctgagcCGCATGAACGAAGTTGGGAAGGTGTTTCTTGTGACAAACAGCGACTACAAATACACAGAT aaaattATGACTTACTTGTTTGACTTTCCACACGGACCAAAG cctgGCAGTGCCCATCGGCCATGGCAGTCCTACTTTGACCTGATCCTGGTGGATGCACGGAAACCCCTCTTCTTTGGGGAAGGCACTGTGCTGCGGCAGGTGGACACG GTGACCGGGAAGCTGAAGATCGGTACCTACACTGGCCCACTGCAGCACGGCATCGTGTATTCTGGAG gCTCCTCAGACACAGTCTGTGACCTGCTGGGGGCTAAAGGGAAGGATATTCTGTACATTGGAGATCACATCTTCGGAGACATCCTCAAATCCAAGAAGCGCCAGGGCTGGAGGACCTTCCTAGTGATCCCTGAGTTGGCACAGGAACTACACGTCTGGACTGACAAAAGCG CCCTTTTTGAAGAGTTGCAGAGCCTGGACATCTTCTTGGCCGAGTTATACAA GCATCTGGACAGTAGCAGCAATGAACGCCCTGACATCAGCTCCATCCAGAGACGCATTAAG AAAGTGACCCATGACATGGACATGTGCTACGGGATGATGGGGAGCCTCTTCCGCAGCGGCTCCCGGCAGACCCTGTTTGCCAGCCAGGTGATGCGCTACGCCGACCTCTATGCAGCCTCCTTCATCAACCTCCTTTACTACCCCTTCAGCTACCTCTTCAGAGCCGCCCATGTCCTG ATGCCACACGAGTCCACAGTAGAGCACACACACGTGGACATCAACGAGAAGGAGTCGCCCATGGCCACGCGCAATCGCACCTCGGTGGATTTTAAGGATTCTGACTACAAGCGGCACCAACTGACCCGCTCCATCAGTGAGATCAAACCGCCCAACCTCTTCCCCCAGGCACCTCAGGAAATCACACACTGCCACGATGAAGATGAcgatgaggaagaggaagaggaggaggaagaggaggaagaagagtaa
- the NT5C2 gene encoding cytosolic purine 5'-nucleotidase isoform X2, with amino-acid sequence MRNAAASALRQSCGAVLPSAAGEIKKDLKMTTSWSDRLQNAADLPANMDGHALKKYRREAYHRVFVNRSLAMEKIKCFGFDMDYTLAVYKSPEYESLGFDLTVERLVSIGYPHELLNFVYDPAFPTRGLVFDTHYGNLLKVDAYGNLLVCAHGFNFLRGPETRDQYPNKFIQRDDTDRFYILNTLFNLPETYLLACLVDFFTNCDRYTSCETGFKDGDLFMSFRSMFQDVRDAVDWVHYKGSLKEKTLENLEKYVVKDGKLPLLLSRMNEVGKVFLVTNSDYKYTDKIMTYLFDFPHGPKPGSAHRPWQSYFDLILVDARKPLFFGEGTVLRQVDTVTGKLKIGTYTGPLQHGIVYSGGSSDTVCDLLGAKGKDILYIGDHIFGDILKSKKRQGWRTFLVIPELAQELHVWTDKSALFEELQSLDIFLAELYKHLDSSSNERPDISSIQRRIKKVTHDMDMCYGMMGSLFRSGSRQTLFASQVMRYADLYAASFINLLYYPFSYLFRAAHVLMPHESTVEHTHVDINEKESPMATRNRTSVDFKDSDYKRHQLTRSISEIKPPNLFPQAPQEITHCHDEDDDEEEEEEEEEEEEE; translated from the exons aaataaagaaggatTTGAAGATGACAACCTCATGGAGTGACCGACTCCAGAATGCAGCAGATCTCCCTGCAAACATGGATGGGCATGCTCTGAAAAAGTACCGCCGGGAAGCCTATCACCG gGTCTTTGTAAACAGAAGTTTAGCTATGGAAAAGATCAAGTGCTTTGGTTTTGATATGGATTATACGCTTGCTG TGTATAAATCCCCTGAATACGAATCTCTTGGATTTGACCTGACCGTAGAAAGATTAGTTTCCATTGGATACCCTCATGAGCTGCTCAATTTTGTGTATGATCCTGCATTCCCTACCAG AGGCCTGGTGTTTGATACCCACTATGGAAACCTGCTGAAAGTTGATGCCTATGGAAACCTTTTGGTGTGTGCGCATGGCTTTAATTTCCTCAGAGG GCCTGAAACACGGGATCAATATCCGAACAAATTTATCCAGAGGGATGACACAGATAGGTTTTACATTCTGAACACATTGTTCAATCTACCAG aGACCTACCTGTTGGCTTGCCTCGTGGATTTCTTTACTAATTGTGACCGGTACACTAG CTGTGAAACAGGGTTTAAAGATGGAGACCTCTTCATGTCATTCAGGAGTATGTTCCAAGATGTCAGAGATGCTGTTGACTGGGTTCATTACAAG GGGTCGCTCAAGGAGAAGACTCTTGAGAATTTGGAGAAGTACGTGGTGAAAGAT GGgaagctgccactgctgctgagcCGCATGAACGAAGTTGGGAAGGTGTTTCTTGTGACAAACAGCGACTACAAATACACAGAT aaaattATGACTTACTTGTTTGACTTTCCACACGGACCAAAG cctgGCAGTGCCCATCGGCCATGGCAGTCCTACTTTGACCTGATCCTGGTGGATGCACGGAAACCCCTCTTCTTTGGGGAAGGCACTGTGCTGCGGCAGGTGGACACG GTGACCGGGAAGCTGAAGATCGGTACCTACACTGGCCCACTGCAGCACGGCATCGTGTATTCTGGAG gCTCCTCAGACACAGTCTGTGACCTGCTGGGGGCTAAAGGGAAGGATATTCTGTACATTGGAGATCACATCTTCGGAGACATCCTCAAATCCAAGAAGCGCCAGGGCTGGAGGACCTTCCTAGTGATCCCTGAGTTGGCACAGGAACTACACGTCTGGACTGACAAAAGCG CCCTTTTTGAAGAGTTGCAGAGCCTGGACATCTTCTTGGCCGAGTTATACAA GCATCTGGACAGTAGCAGCAATGAACGCCCTGACATCAGCTCCATCCAGAGACGCATTAAG AAAGTGACCCATGACATGGACATGTGCTACGGGATGATGGGGAGCCTCTTCCGCAGCGGCTCCCGGCAGACCCTGTTTGCCAGCCAGGTGATGCGCTACGCCGACCTCTATGCAGCCTCCTTCATCAACCTCCTTTACTACCCCTTCAGCTACCTCTTCAGAGCCGCCCATGTCCTG ATGCCACACGAGTCCACAGTAGAGCACACACACGTGGACATCAACGAGAAGGAGTCGCCCATGGCCACGCGCAATCGCACCTCGGTGGATTTTAAGGATTCTGACTACAAGCGGCACCAACTGACCCGCTCCATCAGTGAGATCAAACCGCCCAACCTCTTCCCCCAGGCACCTCAGGAAATCACACACTGCCACGATGAAGATGAcgatgaggaagaggaagaggaggaggaagaggaggaagaagagtaa
- the NT5C2 gene encoding cytosolic purine 5'-nucleotidase isoform X6: MRVFVNRSLAMEKIKCFGFDMDYTLAVYKSPEYESLGFDLTVERLVSIGYPHELLNFVYDPAFPTRGLVFDTHYGNLLKVDAYGNLLVCAHGFNFLRGPETRDQYPNKFIQRDDTDRFYILNTLFNLPETYLLACLVDFFTNCDRYTSCETGFKDGDLFMSFRSMFQDVRDAVDWVHYKGSLKEKTLENLEKYVVKDGKLPLLLSRMNEVGKVFLVTNSDYKYTDKIMTYLFDFPHGPKPGSAHRPWQSYFDLILVDARKPLFFGEGTVLRQVDTVTGKLKIGTYTGPLQHGIVYSGGSSDTVCDLLGAKGKDILYIGDHIFGDILKSKKRQGWRTFLVIPELAQELHVWTDKSALFEELQSLDIFLAELYKHLDSSSNERPDISSIQRRIKKVTHDMDMCYGMMGSLFRSGSRQTLFASQVMRYADLYAASFINLLYYPFSYLFRAAHVLMPHESTVEHTHVDINEKESPMATRNRTSVDFKDSDYKRHQLTRSISEIKPPNLFPQAPQEITHCHDEDDDEEEEEEEEEEEEE; encoded by the exons ATGAG gGTCTTTGTAAACAGAAGTTTAGCTATGGAAAAGATCAAGTGCTTTGGTTTTGATATGGATTATACGCTTGCTG TGTATAAATCCCCTGAATACGAATCTCTTGGATTTGACCTGACCGTAGAAAGATTAGTTTCCATTGGATACCCTCATGAGCTGCTCAATTTTGTGTATGATCCTGCATTCCCTACCAG AGGCCTGGTGTTTGATACCCACTATGGAAACCTGCTGAAAGTTGATGCCTATGGAAACCTTTTGGTGTGTGCGCATGGCTTTAATTTCCTCAGAGG GCCTGAAACACGGGATCAATATCCGAACAAATTTATCCAGAGGGATGACACAGATAGGTTTTACATTCTGAACACATTGTTCAATCTACCAG aGACCTACCTGTTGGCTTGCCTCGTGGATTTCTTTACTAATTGTGACCGGTACACTAG CTGTGAAACAGGGTTTAAAGATGGAGACCTCTTCATGTCATTCAGGAGTATGTTCCAAGATGTCAGAGATGCTGTTGACTGGGTTCATTACAAG GGGTCGCTCAAGGAGAAGACTCTTGAGAATTTGGAGAAGTACGTGGTGAAAGAT GGgaagctgccactgctgctgagcCGCATGAACGAAGTTGGGAAGGTGTTTCTTGTGACAAACAGCGACTACAAATACACAGAT aaaattATGACTTACTTGTTTGACTTTCCACACGGACCAAAG cctgGCAGTGCCCATCGGCCATGGCAGTCCTACTTTGACCTGATCCTGGTGGATGCACGGAAACCCCTCTTCTTTGGGGAAGGCACTGTGCTGCGGCAGGTGGACACG GTGACCGGGAAGCTGAAGATCGGTACCTACACTGGCCCACTGCAGCACGGCATCGTGTATTCTGGAG gCTCCTCAGACACAGTCTGTGACCTGCTGGGGGCTAAAGGGAAGGATATTCTGTACATTGGAGATCACATCTTCGGAGACATCCTCAAATCCAAGAAGCGCCAGGGCTGGAGGACCTTCCTAGTGATCCCTGAGTTGGCACAGGAACTACACGTCTGGACTGACAAAAGCG CCCTTTTTGAAGAGTTGCAGAGCCTGGACATCTTCTTGGCCGAGTTATACAA GCATCTGGACAGTAGCAGCAATGAACGCCCTGACATCAGCTCCATCCAGAGACGCATTAAG AAAGTGACCCATGACATGGACATGTGCTACGGGATGATGGGGAGCCTCTTCCGCAGCGGCTCCCGGCAGACCCTGTTTGCCAGCCAGGTGATGCGCTACGCCGACCTCTATGCAGCCTCCTTCATCAACCTCCTTTACTACCCCTTCAGCTACCTCTTCAGAGCCGCCCATGTCCTG ATGCCACACGAGTCCACAGTAGAGCACACACACGTGGACATCAACGAGAAGGAGTCGCCCATGGCCACGCGCAATCGCACCTCGGTGGATTTTAAGGATTCTGACTACAAGCGGCACCAACTGACCCGCTCCATCAGTGAGATCAAACCGCCCAACCTCTTCCCCCAGGCACCTCAGGAAATCACACACTGCCACGATGAAGATGAcgatgaggaagaggaagaggaggaggaagaggaggaagaagagtaa
- the NT5C2 gene encoding cytosolic purine 5'-nucleotidase isoform X1, with protein sequence MAIAVACTGAHIPAGTVGRGLQGRNIPFPCESEIKKDLKMTTSWSDRLQNAADLPANMDGHALKKYRREAYHRVFVNRSLAMEKIKCFGFDMDYTLAVYKSPEYESLGFDLTVERLVSIGYPHELLNFVYDPAFPTRGLVFDTHYGNLLKVDAYGNLLVCAHGFNFLRGPETRDQYPNKFIQRDDTDRFYILNTLFNLPETYLLACLVDFFTNCDRYTSCETGFKDGDLFMSFRSMFQDVRDAVDWVHYKGSLKEKTLENLEKYVVKDGKLPLLLSRMNEVGKVFLVTNSDYKYTDKIMTYLFDFPHGPKPGSAHRPWQSYFDLILVDARKPLFFGEGTVLRQVDTVTGKLKIGTYTGPLQHGIVYSGGSSDTVCDLLGAKGKDILYIGDHIFGDILKSKKRQGWRTFLVIPELAQELHVWTDKSALFEELQSLDIFLAELYKHLDSSSNERPDISSIQRRIKKVTHDMDMCYGMMGSLFRSGSRQTLFASQVMRYADLYAASFINLLYYPFSYLFRAAHVLMPHESTVEHTHVDINEKESPMATRNRTSVDFKDSDYKRHQLTRSISEIKPPNLFPQAPQEITHCHDEDDDEEEEEEEEEEEEE encoded by the exons aaataaagaaggatTTGAAGATGACAACCTCATGGAGTGACCGACTCCAGAATGCAGCAGATCTCCCTGCAAACATGGATGGGCATGCTCTGAAAAAGTACCGCCGGGAAGCCTATCACCG gGTCTTTGTAAACAGAAGTTTAGCTATGGAAAAGATCAAGTGCTTTGGTTTTGATATGGATTATACGCTTGCTG TGTATAAATCCCCTGAATACGAATCTCTTGGATTTGACCTGACCGTAGAAAGATTAGTTTCCATTGGATACCCTCATGAGCTGCTCAATTTTGTGTATGATCCTGCATTCCCTACCAG AGGCCTGGTGTTTGATACCCACTATGGAAACCTGCTGAAAGTTGATGCCTATGGAAACCTTTTGGTGTGTGCGCATGGCTTTAATTTCCTCAGAGG GCCTGAAACACGGGATCAATATCCGAACAAATTTATCCAGAGGGATGACACAGATAGGTTTTACATTCTGAACACATTGTTCAATCTACCAG aGACCTACCTGTTGGCTTGCCTCGTGGATTTCTTTACTAATTGTGACCGGTACACTAG CTGTGAAACAGGGTTTAAAGATGGAGACCTCTTCATGTCATTCAGGAGTATGTTCCAAGATGTCAGAGATGCTGTTGACTGGGTTCATTACAAG GGGTCGCTCAAGGAGAAGACTCTTGAGAATTTGGAGAAGTACGTGGTGAAAGAT GGgaagctgccactgctgctgagcCGCATGAACGAAGTTGGGAAGGTGTTTCTTGTGACAAACAGCGACTACAAATACACAGAT aaaattATGACTTACTTGTTTGACTTTCCACACGGACCAAAG cctgGCAGTGCCCATCGGCCATGGCAGTCCTACTTTGACCTGATCCTGGTGGATGCACGGAAACCCCTCTTCTTTGGGGAAGGCACTGTGCTGCGGCAGGTGGACACG GTGACCGGGAAGCTGAAGATCGGTACCTACACTGGCCCACTGCAGCACGGCATCGTGTATTCTGGAG gCTCCTCAGACACAGTCTGTGACCTGCTGGGGGCTAAAGGGAAGGATATTCTGTACATTGGAGATCACATCTTCGGAGACATCCTCAAATCCAAGAAGCGCCAGGGCTGGAGGACCTTCCTAGTGATCCCTGAGTTGGCACAGGAACTACACGTCTGGACTGACAAAAGCG CCCTTTTTGAAGAGTTGCAGAGCCTGGACATCTTCTTGGCCGAGTTATACAA GCATCTGGACAGTAGCAGCAATGAACGCCCTGACATCAGCTCCATCCAGAGACGCATTAAG AAAGTGACCCATGACATGGACATGTGCTACGGGATGATGGGGAGCCTCTTCCGCAGCGGCTCCCGGCAGACCCTGTTTGCCAGCCAGGTGATGCGCTACGCCGACCTCTATGCAGCCTCCTTCATCAACCTCCTTTACTACCCCTTCAGCTACCTCTTCAGAGCCGCCCATGTCCTG ATGCCACACGAGTCCACAGTAGAGCACACACACGTGGACATCAACGAGAAGGAGTCGCCCATGGCCACGCGCAATCGCACCTCGGTGGATTTTAAGGATTCTGACTACAAGCGGCACCAACTGACCCGCTCCATCAGTGAGATCAAACCGCCCAACCTCTTCCCCCAGGCACCTCAGGAAATCACACACTGCCACGATGAAGATGAcgatgaggaagaggaagaggaggaggaagaggaggaagaagagtaa
- the NT5C2 gene encoding cytosolic purine 5'-nucleotidase isoform X4, translating into MLQGLSLKERTKWDSAGWTKNIASGSQRVFVNRSLAMEKIKCFGFDMDYTLAVYKSPEYESLGFDLTVERLVSIGYPHELLNFVYDPAFPTRGLVFDTHYGNLLKVDAYGNLLVCAHGFNFLRGPETRDQYPNKFIQRDDTDRFYILNTLFNLPETYLLACLVDFFTNCDRYTSCETGFKDGDLFMSFRSMFQDVRDAVDWVHYKGSLKEKTLENLEKYVVKDGKLPLLLSRMNEVGKVFLVTNSDYKYTDKIMTYLFDFPHGPKPGSAHRPWQSYFDLILVDARKPLFFGEGTVLRQVDTVTGKLKIGTYTGPLQHGIVYSGGSSDTVCDLLGAKGKDILYIGDHIFGDILKSKKRQGWRTFLVIPELAQELHVWTDKSALFEELQSLDIFLAELYKHLDSSSNERPDISSIQRRIKKVTHDMDMCYGMMGSLFRSGSRQTLFASQVMRYADLYAASFINLLYYPFSYLFRAAHVLMPHESTVEHTHVDINEKESPMATRNRTSVDFKDSDYKRHQLTRSISEIKPPNLFPQAPQEITHCHDEDDDEEEEEEEEEEEEE; encoded by the exons ATGCTCCAGGGGCTGAGCCTAAAGGAGAGAACAAAATGGGACTCTGCAGGTTGGACAAAAAATATTGCTAGCGGTTCCCAGAG gGTCTTTGTAAACAGAAGTTTAGCTATGGAAAAGATCAAGTGCTTTGGTTTTGATATGGATTATACGCTTGCTG TGTATAAATCCCCTGAATACGAATCTCTTGGATTTGACCTGACCGTAGAAAGATTAGTTTCCATTGGATACCCTCATGAGCTGCTCAATTTTGTGTATGATCCTGCATTCCCTACCAG AGGCCTGGTGTTTGATACCCACTATGGAAACCTGCTGAAAGTTGATGCCTATGGAAACCTTTTGGTGTGTGCGCATGGCTTTAATTTCCTCAGAGG GCCTGAAACACGGGATCAATATCCGAACAAATTTATCCAGAGGGATGACACAGATAGGTTTTACATTCTGAACACATTGTTCAATCTACCAG aGACCTACCTGTTGGCTTGCCTCGTGGATTTCTTTACTAATTGTGACCGGTACACTAG CTGTGAAACAGGGTTTAAAGATGGAGACCTCTTCATGTCATTCAGGAGTATGTTCCAAGATGTCAGAGATGCTGTTGACTGGGTTCATTACAAG GGGTCGCTCAAGGAGAAGACTCTTGAGAATTTGGAGAAGTACGTGGTGAAAGAT GGgaagctgccactgctgctgagcCGCATGAACGAAGTTGGGAAGGTGTTTCTTGTGACAAACAGCGACTACAAATACACAGAT aaaattATGACTTACTTGTTTGACTTTCCACACGGACCAAAG cctgGCAGTGCCCATCGGCCATGGCAGTCCTACTTTGACCTGATCCTGGTGGATGCACGGAAACCCCTCTTCTTTGGGGAAGGCACTGTGCTGCGGCAGGTGGACACG GTGACCGGGAAGCTGAAGATCGGTACCTACACTGGCCCACTGCAGCACGGCATCGTGTATTCTGGAG gCTCCTCAGACACAGTCTGTGACCTGCTGGGGGCTAAAGGGAAGGATATTCTGTACATTGGAGATCACATCTTCGGAGACATCCTCAAATCCAAGAAGCGCCAGGGCTGGAGGACCTTCCTAGTGATCCCTGAGTTGGCACAGGAACTACACGTCTGGACTGACAAAAGCG CCCTTTTTGAAGAGTTGCAGAGCCTGGACATCTTCTTGGCCGAGTTATACAA GCATCTGGACAGTAGCAGCAATGAACGCCCTGACATCAGCTCCATCCAGAGACGCATTAAG AAAGTGACCCATGACATGGACATGTGCTACGGGATGATGGGGAGCCTCTTCCGCAGCGGCTCCCGGCAGACCCTGTTTGCCAGCCAGGTGATGCGCTACGCCGACCTCTATGCAGCCTCCTTCATCAACCTCCTTTACTACCCCTTCAGCTACCTCTTCAGAGCCGCCCATGTCCTG ATGCCACACGAGTCCACAGTAGAGCACACACACGTGGACATCAACGAGAAGGAGTCGCCCATGGCCACGCGCAATCGCACCTCGGTGGATTTTAAGGATTCTGACTACAAGCGGCACCAACTGACCCGCTCCATCAGTGAGATCAAACCGCCCAACCTCTTCCCCCAGGCACCTCAGGAAATCACACACTGCCACGATGAAGATGAcgatgaggaagaggaagaggaggaggaagaggaggaagaagagtaa
- the NT5C2 gene encoding cytosolic purine 5'-nucleotidase isoform X3, with the protein MTTSWSDRLQNAADLPANMDGHALKKYRREAYHRVFVNRSLAMEKIKCFGFDMDYTLAVYKSPEYESLGFDLTVERLVSIGYPHELLNFVYDPAFPTRGLVFDTHYGNLLKVDAYGNLLVCAHGFNFLRGPETRDQYPNKFIQRDDTDRFYILNTLFNLPETYLLACLVDFFTNCDRYTSCETGFKDGDLFMSFRSMFQDVRDAVDWVHYKGSLKEKTLENLEKYVVKDGKLPLLLSRMNEVGKVFLVTNSDYKYTDKIMTYLFDFPHGPKPGSAHRPWQSYFDLILVDARKPLFFGEGTVLRQVDTVTGKLKIGTYTGPLQHGIVYSGGSSDTVCDLLGAKGKDILYIGDHIFGDILKSKKRQGWRTFLVIPELAQELHVWTDKSALFEELQSLDIFLAELYKHLDSSSNERPDISSIQRRIKKVTHDMDMCYGMMGSLFRSGSRQTLFASQVMRYADLYAASFINLLYYPFSYLFRAAHVLMPHESTVEHTHVDINEKESPMATRNRTSVDFKDSDYKRHQLTRSISEIKPPNLFPQAPQEITHCHDEDDDEEEEEEEEEEEEE; encoded by the exons ATGACAACCTCATGGAGTGACCGACTCCAGAATGCAGCAGATCTCCCTGCAAACATGGATGGGCATGCTCTGAAAAAGTACCGCCGGGAAGCCTATCACCG gGTCTTTGTAAACAGAAGTTTAGCTATGGAAAAGATCAAGTGCTTTGGTTTTGATATGGATTATACGCTTGCTG TGTATAAATCCCCTGAATACGAATCTCTTGGATTTGACCTGACCGTAGAAAGATTAGTTTCCATTGGATACCCTCATGAGCTGCTCAATTTTGTGTATGATCCTGCATTCCCTACCAG AGGCCTGGTGTTTGATACCCACTATGGAAACCTGCTGAAAGTTGATGCCTATGGAAACCTTTTGGTGTGTGCGCATGGCTTTAATTTCCTCAGAGG GCCTGAAACACGGGATCAATATCCGAACAAATTTATCCAGAGGGATGACACAGATAGGTTTTACATTCTGAACACATTGTTCAATCTACCAG aGACCTACCTGTTGGCTTGCCTCGTGGATTTCTTTACTAATTGTGACCGGTACACTAG CTGTGAAACAGGGTTTAAAGATGGAGACCTCTTCATGTCATTCAGGAGTATGTTCCAAGATGTCAGAGATGCTGTTGACTGGGTTCATTACAAG GGGTCGCTCAAGGAGAAGACTCTTGAGAATTTGGAGAAGTACGTGGTGAAAGAT GGgaagctgccactgctgctgagcCGCATGAACGAAGTTGGGAAGGTGTTTCTTGTGACAAACAGCGACTACAAATACACAGAT aaaattATGACTTACTTGTTTGACTTTCCACACGGACCAAAG cctgGCAGTGCCCATCGGCCATGGCAGTCCTACTTTGACCTGATCCTGGTGGATGCACGGAAACCCCTCTTCTTTGGGGAAGGCACTGTGCTGCGGCAGGTGGACACG GTGACCGGGAAGCTGAAGATCGGTACCTACACTGGCCCACTGCAGCACGGCATCGTGTATTCTGGAG gCTCCTCAGACACAGTCTGTGACCTGCTGGGGGCTAAAGGGAAGGATATTCTGTACATTGGAGATCACATCTTCGGAGACATCCTCAAATCCAAGAAGCGCCAGGGCTGGAGGACCTTCCTAGTGATCCCTGAGTTGGCACAGGAACTACACGTCTGGACTGACAAAAGCG CCCTTTTTGAAGAGTTGCAGAGCCTGGACATCTTCTTGGCCGAGTTATACAA GCATCTGGACAGTAGCAGCAATGAACGCCCTGACATCAGCTCCATCCAGAGACGCATTAAG AAAGTGACCCATGACATGGACATGTGCTACGGGATGATGGGGAGCCTCTTCCGCAGCGGCTCCCGGCAGACCCTGTTTGCCAGCCAGGTGATGCGCTACGCCGACCTCTATGCAGCCTCCTTCATCAACCTCCTTTACTACCCCTTCAGCTACCTCTTCAGAGCCGCCCATGTCCTG ATGCCACACGAGTCCACAGTAGAGCACACACACGTGGACATCAACGAGAAGGAGTCGCCCATGGCCACGCGCAATCGCACCTCGGTGGATTTTAAGGATTCTGACTACAAGCGGCACCAACTGACCCGCTCCATCAGTGAGATCAAACCGCCCAACCTCTTCCCCCAGGCACCTCAGGAAATCACACACTGCCACGATGAAGATGAcgatgaggaagaggaagaggaggaggaagaggaggaagaagagtaa